The following coding sequences are from one Streptomyces sp. NBC_01294 window:
- a CDS encoding chitinase, with amino-acid sequence MNRIRSLALLGATTLTAGALTALAAGTAQAVDVNVARNGGFESGLANWSCTGGSGASVSSPVHSGAGALKGTPAGQDNARCSQTVTVKPNSTYTLSTQVQGSYVYLGATGTGTQDVSTWTPGSGAGWQKLSTTFSTGPSTTQVTVYTHGWYGQPAYVVDEFSVFGPDGGGGTDPGPSIPGAPGGTAVSGQSANGLTLSWNAVSGATGYYVYQDGARVQTASGASAQITGLAAATSYSFQVSAYNAAGEGPRSAAVTGTTTGGGNPNPDPAVPKHALTGYWQNFNNGATVQKISDVSAQYDIIAVSFADATTTPGAITFNLDSAGLGGYTVAQFKADIAAKKAAGKSVILSVGGEKGTITVNDSASANNLANSAYALMQEYGFTGIDIDLENGLNPTYMTQALRSLSAKAGPSLVITMAPQTIDMQSTQGGYFKTALNIKDILTVVNMQYYNSGSMNGCDGKVYSQGSVDFLTALACIQLEGGLDASQVGIGVPASPSGAGSGYVSPAIVNNALDCLARGTNCGSFKPSKTYPGLRGAMTWSTNWDAKAGSTWSNSVGPKVHGLP; translated from the coding sequence GTGAACCGCATACGTTCCCTCGCCCTTCTGGGCGCCACCACCCTCACCGCAGGCGCCCTGACCGCCCTCGCCGCCGGTACCGCACAGGCGGTGGACGTCAACGTCGCCCGCAACGGCGGCTTCGAGTCGGGTCTCGCCAACTGGTCCTGTACCGGCGGAAGCGGCGCCTCCGTCTCCTCCCCGGTCCACTCCGGCGCCGGCGCCCTCAAGGGCACTCCCGCGGGTCAGGACAACGCCCGCTGCAGCCAGACCGTCACGGTCAAGCCGAACTCGACGTACACGCTGAGCACGCAGGTCCAGGGCAGCTACGTGTACCTCGGCGCGACGGGGACCGGCACCCAGGACGTGTCCACCTGGACGCCCGGTTCGGGCGCCGGCTGGCAGAAGCTGTCCACCACCTTCTCCACCGGCCCGAGCACCACCCAGGTCACCGTCTACACGCACGGCTGGTACGGACAGCCGGCCTACGTCGTCGACGAGTTCAGCGTCTTCGGCCCGGACGGCGGAGGCGGCACCGACCCCGGCCCGTCGATCCCCGGCGCGCCGGGCGGGACCGCCGTTTCCGGCCAGAGCGCGAACGGCCTCACCCTTTCGTGGAACGCGGTCAGCGGAGCCACCGGCTATTACGTGTATCAGGACGGCGCCCGGGTCCAGACCGCGTCCGGGGCCTCCGCGCAGATCACCGGACTCGCCGCCGCCACCTCGTACTCCTTCCAGGTGAGCGCGTACAACGCGGCGGGCGAAGGCCCCCGCTCGGCGGCGGTCACGGGCACGACCACCGGCGGCGGCAACCCGAATCCCGACCCGGCCGTCCCCAAGCACGCCCTGACCGGCTACTGGCAGAACTTCAACAACGGCGCGACCGTCCAGAAGATCTCCGACGTCTCCGCGCAGTACGACATCATCGCCGTCTCCTTCGCCGACGCCACCACCACGCCCGGCGCCATCACCTTCAACCTCGACTCGGCCGGCCTGGGCGGTTACACCGTCGCCCAGTTCAAGGCCGACATCGCGGCGAAGAAGGCGGCCGGCAAGTCGGTCATCCTCTCCGTCGGCGGCGAGAAGGGGACCATCACGGTCAACGACTCCGCCTCCGCGAACAACCTCGCGAACTCGGCGTACGCCCTGATGCAGGAGTACGGCTTCACCGGCATCGACATCGACCTGGAGAACGGCCTCAACCCCACCTACATGACCCAGGCGCTGCGCTCGCTGTCCGCGAAGGCGGGCCCGTCGCTGGTCATCACCATGGCCCCGCAGACGATCGACATGCAGTCCACGCAGGGCGGCTACTTCAAGACGGCGCTCAACATCAAGGACATCCTCACCGTCGTCAACATGCAGTACTACAACAGCGGCTCGATGAACGGCTGCGACGGCAAGGTCTACTCCCAGGGCTCGGTGGACTTCCTCACCGCACTCGCCTGCATCCAGCTGGAGGGCGGCCTCGACGCCTCCCAGGTGGGCATCGGCGTCCCGGCCTCCCCGAGCGGCGCGGGCAGCGGCTACGTCTCGCCGGCCATCGTGAACAACGCCCTGGACTGCCTGGCCAGGGGCACGAACTGCGGATCCTTCAAGCCGTCGAAGACCTACCCGGGGCTACGCGGCGCGATGACCTGGTCCACCAACTGGGACGCCAAGGCGGGTAGTACTTGGTCGAACTCGGTGGGTCCCAAGGTCCACGGACTCCCGTAA